From a single Rhodopirellula islandica genomic region:
- a CDS encoding putative ABC exporter domain-containing protein: MSERRSIIDPALTRLTGVLLKSALRQLARHLKTPSGIFVALMVVGTVGMGLMPMIVASQTGSLDDIKMYSTVTSTVPLMMLVIVAMAVYFDIGQQITELRPPELQFVLAGPFTDHQILSYRLMTLAMTWVVSSCLMAVFALPGAGSYPSAVLAIYTGGMTVTALTTLHAISKPVLNSAVRALFASALLGAVALLLITSLPLGMSDAGFSWQAWLLGCQSSTLGSVMTLPFMAFGKLLRAPLGIAMLGWTGACLATLMVGFGACYTVNVGFAELAVEGVSRKQVRIQRIRSGQFGRIKKTEHRSTWKLAEFPWWGGIGPVAWHQVTFAVRRNGKLLFGLVCLGLVTGLVLVILPFFRPEIIHAHFREWSMPIAMMASTYLGFLLTLSQPIGMAMTPKTLTWFRMLPCRPIAIVIGMLAGQLVILFAIRFAFVVVAAFVTTRGLGENLAVLAAGFALDLAYASAINLVTAATVLRAMPSGTPDVLQGGRAMLYMFVLGIALIPSLIVAGIAGGTAAVMTDMDRQVIAIAVGAGLMACQPLIWWATAVFFRDRELFQGD, encoded by the coding sequence ATGAGCGAACGGCGTTCGATCATCGATCCCGCGTTGACTCGATTGACCGGGGTGCTGTTGAAGTCCGCTTTGCGTCAATTGGCTCGGCATCTGAAGACCCCGTCGGGAATCTTTGTTGCCCTGATGGTTGTGGGGACGGTCGGCATGGGATTGATGCCCATGATCGTCGCGAGTCAGACAGGGTCGTTGGATGACATCAAGATGTATTCGACCGTGACATCGACGGTGCCGTTGATGATGTTGGTGATTGTGGCGATGGCGGTTTACTTTGACATCGGGCAGCAGATCACGGAGCTACGTCCGCCGGAGTTGCAGTTCGTGTTGGCGGGGCCGTTCACCGATCACCAAATTCTCTCGTATCGGTTGATGACGTTGGCGATGACCTGGGTGGTCAGCAGTTGCTTGATGGCCGTGTTCGCTTTGCCTGGTGCGGGGAGTTACCCGTCGGCTGTGCTGGCGATTTACACGGGCGGGATGACGGTGACCGCGTTGACCACGTTGCACGCGATCAGCAAGCCGGTGTTGAACTCAGCGGTTCGGGCGCTGTTTGCGTCGGCGTTGTTGGGGGCGGTGGCGTTGTTGTTGATCACGTCGCTGCCGCTGGGGATGAGCGACGCCGGTTTCTCTTGGCAAGCATGGTTGCTGGGGTGTCAGTCATCGACGTTGGGAAGCGTGATGACGCTGCCCTTCATGGCGTTTGGGAAGTTGCTCCGTGCACCCCTTGGCATCGCGATGCTGGGGTGGACGGGCGCGTGTTTGGCAACCTTGATGGTTGGGTTTGGGGCCTGTTACACGGTCAACGTCGGGTTTGCGGAGCTTGCCGTGGAAGGCGTCTCGCGAAAACAGGTGCGGATCCAGCGGATTCGGTCGGGTCAGTTCGGTCGGATTAAGAAGACAGAACATCGATCGACATGGAAGTTGGCTGAGTTCCCTTGGTGGGGAGGCATTGGGCCGGTGGCTTGGCATCAAGTCACCTTCGCGGTGCGTCGCAACGGGAAGTTGTTGTTCGGTTTGGTTTGCCTTGGTTTGGTTACCGGATTGGTGTTGGTGATCCTGCCCTTTTTTCGCCCGGAGATCATTCACGCCCATTTTCGAGAATGGTCGATGCCGATTGCGATGATGGCTTCGACGTACCTGGGGTTCCTGTTGACGTTGAGTCAGCCGATTGGCATGGCGATGACGCCCAAGACGTTGACCTGGTTTCGAATGTTGCCATGTCGTCCGATCGCGATTGTGATTGGGATGCTGGCGGGTCAATTGGTGATCTTGTTTGCGATTCGATTCGCTTTTGTCGTCGTGGCGGCATTTGTCACAACGCGCGGATTGGGCGAGAACCTTGCGGTGTTGGCGGCTGGGTTTGCATTGGATCTGGCATACGCTTCGGCGATCAATTTGGTGACCGCTGCGACGGTGTTGAGAGCGATGCCCAGCGGCACACCGGACGTGCTGCAGGGAGGGCGAGCAATGCTGTACATGTTTGTGTTGGGGATCGCGCTGATCCCCTCGCTGATCGTGGCGGGAATCGCGGGGGGGACCGCAGCGGTGATGACGGACATGGATCGGCAGGTGATTGCGATTGCGGTCGGGGCCGGGTTGATGGCATGTCAGCCCTTGATTTGGTGGGCGACGGCGGTGTTTTTTCGAGATCGCGAGCTTTTCCAGGGCGATTGA
- a CDS encoding ABC transporter ATP-binding protein — protein sequence MIEVRQFTKCYDDFTAVNSISFDVPAGRVAALVGPNGAGKTTTIRTLCGILSPTAGDLNVAGASLSDDPLAVKRRTAYVPDDPPLFDSLTVDDHLRFVASAYRLTDWEPLAEQLCQRFELTEKRETVASGLSRGMRQKVAIVCAYLRQPNVLLLDEPMTGLDPPSIRRFKETVREQADRGATVLVSSHLLSLVDDICDHLVLMRRGEVLFHGPLEQARQEFGGDSHSLEEVFFRLTSEEDSAG from the coding sequence ATGATCGAAGTTCGCCAGTTCACGAAGTGCTACGACGACTTCACGGCGGTGAACTCGATTTCATTCGATGTTCCCGCGGGCCGAGTCGCGGCCTTGGTCGGGCCCAATGGGGCTGGCAAGACAACCACGATTCGAACGTTGTGCGGCATTCTTTCACCGACCGCGGGCGACCTGAACGTGGCTGGGGCGTCGCTGAGTGACGATCCCTTGGCGGTCAAGCGGCGGACGGCTTACGTGCCGGACGACCCACCTTTGTTTGATTCGTTGACGGTGGACGATCACTTGCGTTTTGTGGCCTCAGCGTACCGATTGACGGACTGGGAACCGCTGGCCGAACAACTCTGCCAGCGATTTGAATTGACCGAAAAACGCGAGACGGTGGCGTCAGGTTTGTCTCGCGGGATGCGGCAAAAGGTGGCGATCGTGTGTGCATACCTTCGCCAGCCCAATGTGTTGTTGCTGGATGAACCCATGACGGGGCTCGATCCTCCCAGCATTCGCCGGTTCAAAGAAACGGTTCGCGAGCAAGCTGATCGTGGTGCAACGGTGTTGGTCAGTTCTCACCTGTTGTCATTGGTCGATGACATCTGCGATCACCTGGTGCTGATGCGACGTGGCGAAGTGTTGTTTCATGGTCCGCTCGAGCAGGCACGCCAGGAATTTGGTGGGGATTCTCATTCGCTTGAAGAAGTGTTCTTTCGGTTGACTTCGGAAGAGGATTCGGCTGGATGA
- a CDS encoding phytoene desaturase family protein codes for MAKDFLKGAADEYDVVVIGSGLAGMTSANILGRAGHRVLLLEQHYKLGGLATWFLRPGGHTFDVSLHGFPHGMIKSCRRYWSRDIADRIVQLKNIRFDNPQFSLTTTFNREDFTKLLTTKFGIEHGTVNEFFDTARGMNFYDDQATTTRQLFDRFFPGRDDVVRLLMEPITYANGSTLEDPAITYGIVFSNFMSKGVFIYEGGTDDLVARMKKELVSNGVDIRINCPVEEIEVADSPIKGTRVSGVKVNGRSIKCRAVVSNANLRTTILKMLGPEKLDKNFVEEAQAVRLNNSSTQVYMALKPGEEIDESSGDLFFTSTAKEFRTDLLLSRDITSRTFSFYYPRTRPHKAKERFAIVSSTNANWSDWADLSEADYEASKADLVETTIDALEKYIPGVRNKIDRAEAATPKTFHHYTQHEMGASFGTKFEGLGVSRALPQQIKGMYHAGSVGIIMSGWLGAINYGVIVSNEVDQNLVAESTPV; via the coding sequence ATGGCAAAGGATTTTTTGAAGGGAGCCGCCGACGAGTACGATGTGGTCGTGATCGGCAGCGGATTGGCGGGGATGACTTCGGCCAACATTCTCGGCCGGGCCGGGCACCGGGTGTTGTTGCTGGAACAGCACTACAAACTCGGGGGTTTGGCGACTTGGTTCCTGCGTCCTGGTGGGCACACCTTTGACGTTTCCCTGCACGGGTTCCCGCACGGGATGATCAAATCGTGCCGGCGATACTGGAGCCGCGACATTGCCGACCGAATCGTTCAATTGAAGAACATCCGGTTCGACAACCCTCAGTTCTCGTTGACAACGACGTTCAATCGCGAGGACTTCACCAAGTTGTTGACGACCAAGTTCGGGATCGAGCATGGGACCGTCAATGAGTTCTTCGACACCGCCCGAGGGATGAATTTCTACGACGATCAAGCGACGACGACACGTCAGTTGTTCGATCGTTTCTTTCCTGGACGGGACGATGTGGTCCGATTGTTGATGGAGCCGATCACGTACGCCAACGGTTCGACGTTGGAAGATCCCGCGATCACGTATGGGATCGTGTTCAGCAACTTCATGAGCAAAGGTGTCTTCATCTACGAAGGGGGCACCGACGACTTGGTCGCTCGGATGAAGAAGGAGCTGGTGTCCAACGGGGTCGACATTCGCATCAATTGTCCGGTCGAAGAAATCGAAGTCGCCGACTCACCGATCAAGGGCACGCGTGTCTCGGGAGTCAAAGTGAACGGTCGTTCGATCAAGTGCCGGGCGGTGGTCAGCAACGCGAATTTGCGGACCACGATCTTGAAGATGTTGGGCCCTGAAAAGCTGGACAAAAACTTTGTGGAAGAAGCCCAGGCGGTGCGACTGAACAACAGCAGCACGCAGGTCTACATGGCTTTGAAGCCAGGGGAAGAGATTGATGAGTCCAGCGGCGATTTGTTTTTCACCAGCACGGCGAAGGAGTTTCGAACCGATCTGCTGCTCAGTCGTGACATCACATCGCGAACATTCAGTTTCTATTACCCGCGAACTCGACCGCACAAAGCGAAAGAACGTTTCGCGATCGTCAGCAGCACCAATGCGAATTGGTCGGACTGGGCTGATTTGAGCGAAGCGGACTACGAAGCCAGCAAGGCGGATTTGGTCGAGACGACGATCGATGCGCTTGAGAAGTACATCCCCGGGGTGCGGAACAAGATCGATCGTGCGGAAGCGGCCACGCCGAAGACGTTCCATCATTACACGCAACACGAAATGGGCGCCAGCTTTGGGACCAAGTTTGAAGGACTGGGCGTCAGTCGGGCGTTGCCGCAGCAGATCAAAGGGATGTACCACGCGGGCAGTGTCGGAATCATCATGAGTGGCTGGTTGGGAGCAATCAATTACGGCGTCATCGTCAGCAACGAGGTCGATCAAAACCTGGTTGCCGAGTCGACGCCGGTATGA
- a CDS encoding IS4 family transposase yields MHTQDINNPTEVQSKVEAAKRLCTEFLTPNPKVNEICQEIGHQFRDSDYNPAVVVWLFITQVLSKDHGCQQAVTRFNNWRIANSMTRVDDDTGAYCKARSRLPEVLFEKLLAWTAETIDAATDRTWLFHDRVVEMVDGWTVTMADTATNQKEYPQIANQKPGCGFPIARMIGVFSLATGAINHLALSAYQGKQTGETSLLRSILDRILPGRILLADRYYATFWLLAASEMRGIDLVARVHHKRKVDFRRGLRQGHLDQLVVYQKPHRPYWMSQEEYDQFPSSIFVRHLKYKIEQKGFRVREITLATTLLDAEVYTAEELAELYHRRWLVELHIRSLKTQMQMDHLRCKKTSSIRKEIHAHMIGYNLVRSAILAASLRFDRCPSKLSFTGAMQSLEDYGNYLRLGSGEPDKQWSSMLKTISELSVGNRPGRSEPRELKRRPKQYKLMQQPRDPNRNLYATAA; encoded by the coding sequence GTGCACACGCAAGATATCAACAACCCAACCGAAGTTCAAAGCAAAGTCGAAGCGGCCAAGAGGCTGTGCACTGAATTCCTCACGCCCAATCCCAAGGTCAATGAAATCTGCCAAGAGATCGGGCATCAATTTCGAGACAGTGACTACAACCCCGCCGTGGTCGTCTGGTTGTTCATCACGCAGGTCCTCTCCAAAGACCATGGGTGCCAGCAAGCGGTCACTCGATTTAACAACTGGCGCATCGCCAATTCAATGACAAGGGTTGACGACGACACCGGGGCGTATTGCAAGGCTCGCAGTCGACTTCCCGAAGTCCTGTTTGAGAAACTGCTTGCTTGGACAGCCGAGACGATTGATGCCGCAACCGATCGCACTTGGTTGTTCCATGACCGGGTCGTCGAAATGGTTGACGGTTGGACGGTCACGATGGCCGATACTGCGACCAATCAGAAAGAGTACCCTCAAATCGCCAACCAGAAGCCGGGGTGCGGATTTCCCATCGCCCGCATGATCGGTGTTTTCTCGCTGGCGACCGGAGCGATCAATCATCTTGCTCTGTCTGCTTATCAGGGCAAGCAGACCGGCGAGACATCGTTGCTGCGATCCATTCTAGACCGCATTTTGCCGGGTCGAATCCTGCTGGCGGACCGATACTACGCCACGTTTTGGTTGCTGGCCGCTTCGGAGATGCGTGGTATCGACTTGGTCGCTCGCGTGCATCACAAACGCAAAGTCGATTTCCGGCGCGGTCTTCGTCAGGGGCATCTCGACCAATTAGTCGTCTATCAAAAACCGCACCGTCCGTATTGGATGAGTCAAGAAGAATACGACCAATTTCCAAGTTCGATCTTTGTGCGGCACTTGAAGTACAAGATCGAGCAAAAGGGATTTCGAGTTCGTGAGATCACCTTGGCAACCACTTTGCTTGATGCCGAAGTTTACACCGCCGAAGAGTTGGCGGAACTCTATCATCGTCGTTGGCTCGTTGAGTTGCACATTCGGTCGCTCAAGACACAGATGCAAATGGATCACCTTCGCTGCAAAAAAACATCGAGCATCCGCAAAGAAATTCATGCCCACATGATTGGATACAACCTAGTTCGCTCGGCTATTTTAGCGGCATCGCTTCGCTTTGATCGCTGCCCGTCGAAGCTCAGTTTCACCGGTGCGATGCAGTCTCTGGAAGACTATGGAAACTACCTGAGATTGGGCTCCGGCGAACCTGACAAACAATGGAGTTCGATGCTCAAAACCATCTCAGAACTTTCCGTTGGAAATCGACCTGGCCGCAGCGAGCCACGCGAATTGAAGCGTCGACCCAAGCAATACAAACTGATGCAGCAACCCCGTGATCCCAACCGAAACCTTTACGCCACAGCAGCTTAG
- a CDS encoding oxidoreductase: MAYPRVASLKTHDDFVAHLRDNQIEMPSDADVESGEESPLAQSFEVHGQTVGNRWCILPMEGWDGTTDGLPTDLTRRRWRNFGLSGAKLMWGGEAVAVRHDGRANPNQLLLTEKNLSAIASLRQDLVDEHESHFGRSDDLLIGLQLTHSGRFARPNIKSVTEPRTVQRNVVLDRRVKITDDSAIFSDDELATLIDDFIAAAVRAEKAGYRFVDVKHCHGYLGHELLAGRERTGKFGGSFENRTRFLRDIVSGIQAATNDLQVGVRLSLFDFLPFHPGADRVGEPEPGGEPNKVFGGGEDGLTIDMTETSKLIDLMHEIGIRMVCTTAGSPYSTPHLQRPAFFPPSDGYTPPEDPLAGVARQIEAVAEMKKRHSNMVFIGSGYTYLQDYLPNVAQAVVKAGMVDSIGLGRMVLSYPDLPADVTAGSVWQRKKVCRTFSDCTTAPRNGIISGCYPLDPFYKKREERKQLNELKKALQA, encoded by the coding sequence ATGGCCTACCCACGCGTCGCCTCGCTGAAGACCCACGACGACTTTGTTGCGCACTTGCGGGACAATCAGATTGAGATGCCTTCCGATGCAGACGTCGAATCGGGGGAGGAGTCTCCGCTCGCTCAATCGTTTGAGGTCCATGGTCAAACCGTTGGGAACCGCTGGTGCATCTTGCCAATGGAAGGCTGGGACGGAACCACGGATGGTTTGCCAACGGATCTGACGCGGCGACGGTGGCGGAACTTTGGGCTGAGCGGTGCCAAATTGATGTGGGGCGGCGAAGCGGTCGCGGTTCGGCATGATGGCCGCGCCAACCCGAATCAGTTGCTGCTGACTGAAAAGAACCTTTCCGCAATCGCGTCCTTGCGGCAAGACTTGGTCGACGAACATGAGTCTCACTTTGGTCGCAGTGATGACCTGTTGATCGGCTTGCAGTTGACTCACTCGGGGCGATTCGCACGACCGAATATCAAATCCGTGACCGAGCCCCGCACGGTGCAGCGAAATGTGGTCTTGGATCGTCGCGTCAAAATCACGGATGACTCGGCGATCTTCAGCGATGACGAATTGGCAACGTTGATCGATGACTTCATCGCGGCGGCAGTTCGAGCTGAGAAGGCGGGGTATCGCTTCGTCGATGTCAAGCATTGTCATGGGTACTTGGGCCACGAGTTGCTCGCTGGCCGCGAACGAACGGGCAAGTTTGGCGGCAGCTTTGAGAATCGCACGCGGTTCTTACGCGACATTGTTTCAGGGATCCAAGCGGCCACGAACGATCTGCAAGTCGGCGTTCGGTTGAGTTTGTTCGATTTTCTACCGTTCCATCCGGGGGCGGATCGTGTTGGCGAGCCTGAGCCTGGCGGCGAACCCAACAAGGTGTTTGGTGGAGGTGAGGACGGTTTGACGATCGACATGACCGAGACCTCCAAGCTGATAGATTTGATGCATGAGATTGGCATCCGGATGGTTTGCACGACGGCGGGGAGTCCCTACAGCACGCCGCACCTGCAACGCCCCGCGTTCTTCCCGCCGAGTGATGGCTACACGCCGCCAGAGGATCCGTTGGCCGGTGTCGCCCGCCAAATCGAAGCGGTGGCGGAGATGAAGAAGCGTCATTCCAACATGGTGTTCATTGGGTCGGGCTACACGTACCTGCAGGACTACTTGCCCAACGTGGCACAAGCCGTCGTGAAAGCCGGCATGGTGGACTCGATCGGTTTGGGACGCATGGTGTTGTCCTATCCGGATTTGCCCGCCGATGTGACAGCCGGATCCGTGTGGCAACGCAAAAAGGTCTGTCGGACGTTCAGCGACTGCACGACCGCCCCCCGGAATGGAATCATCAGTGGTTGCTATCCTTTGGACCCGTTCTACAAAAAACGCGAAGAACGCAAGCAGCTCAACGAGCTGAAGAAAGCGTTGCAGGCATAA
- a CDS encoding dihydrodipicolinate synthase family protein has translation MNNTTEPESSPAPQPIRNRKITGMSAILLPIAPGGKIDWDGFESHVVATLDAGLTPAVNMDTGYANLISDEIREEALSLTAAIAKDRAYLGGVFVGDHEGDDFNGEAYRRGIEQVQRHNGTPILFQSFGLTWGDDDSILDAYAKLASECEQFYAFELGTMFAPFGKIYSLSLYERLMGIGNCLGAKHSSLDRILEWQRLELRDRVRPDFKVLTGNDLAIDMVMYGSDYLLGLSTFCPAEFAIRDAMWQNDDPRFYGLNDLLQYLGAFAFRAPVPAYKHSAAMFLHSRGKIASSQTYPGSPERPASDQAILDLISQDLAAYL, from the coding sequence ATGAACAACACCACGGAACCTGAATCGTCGCCCGCTCCACAACCCATCCGCAATCGAAAAATCACCGGGATGTCGGCCATTTTGTTGCCGATCGCACCCGGTGGCAAGATTGATTGGGATGGGTTTGAATCCCACGTCGTGGCGACGCTGGACGCGGGGCTGACACCGGCCGTCAACATGGACACCGGTTACGCGAATTTGATTTCGGATGAAATTCGTGAAGAAGCCCTGTCGCTGACCGCCGCGATCGCCAAGGATCGCGCTTACCTGGGCGGGGTGTTTGTCGGCGACCACGAGGGAGACGACTTCAATGGGGAAGCGTATCGCCGTGGAATCGAGCAAGTCCAACGTCACAACGGGACGCCGATTCTGTTTCAATCCTTTGGGCTGACCTGGGGCGATGACGATTCCATCTTGGACGCCTATGCGAAGCTGGCGTCCGAATGTGAGCAGTTCTACGCCTTTGAGCTGGGAACCATGTTCGCTCCGTTTGGAAAAATCTACTCGTTGTCGCTGTATGAGCGATTGATGGGGATCGGCAACTGCTTGGGAGCCAAGCATTCGTCGCTGGATCGAATTTTGGAATGGCAACGTTTGGAATTGCGGGATCGTGTTCGGCCGGACTTCAAGGTGTTGACCGGCAATGACTTGGCCATCGACATGGTGATGTACGGCAGTGATTACCTGCTGGGGTTGTCCACGTTTTGTCCCGCGGAGTTCGCGATTCGCGATGCGATGTGGCAAAACGACGACCCGCGGTTTTACGGACTGAACGATTTGTTGCAGTACCTCGGCGCGTTTGCGTTTCGTGCCCCGGTGCCCGCCTACAAGCACTCTGCCGCGATGTTCCTGCATTCACGCGGCAAGATCGCGAGCAGTCAGACTTATCCCGGCAGCCCGGAGCGCCCGGCCAGCGATCAAGCGATCTTGGACCTGATTTCGCAGGATCTCGCCGCGTACTTGTGA
- a CDS encoding RidA family protein: MSYDARIDELKLELPPAPKPMGVYKPIVQVGNMVYLSGHGPLKSDKTLITGRLGLDMDVEVGYDAARQTGLGMLATLREHLGSLDKVSRLVKLLGLVRCTDSFEDQPAVINGCSELFRDVFGEEVGVAARSAIGTNALPGGIAVEIEAIFEVKA; encoded by the coding sequence ATGTCTTACGACGCGCGCATTGATGAACTGAAACTCGAGTTGCCACCTGCTCCCAAGCCGATGGGCGTTTACAAGCCGATTGTCCAAGTTGGCAACATGGTTTACTTGTCGGGTCACGGTCCCTTGAAAAGCGACAAAACGCTGATCACCGGTCGTCTCGGTTTGGACATGGACGTGGAAGTTGGTTACGACGCCGCTCGCCAAACCGGTTTGGGCATGCTCGCCACGCTCCGCGAACACCTCGGATCGCTCGACAAGGTTTCGCGATTGGTCAAGTTGTTGGGGTTGGTGCGGTGCACCGACTCGTTTGAAGATCAACCTGCTGTGATCAATGGATGCAGCGAATTGTTTCGCGATGTGTTTGGCGAAGAGGTGGGCGTGGCCGCTCGCAGTGCCATCGGGACCAATGCGTTGCCAGGCGGAATCGCAGTGGAAATCGAAGCGATTTTCGAAGTGAAGGCGTGA
- the hemW gene encoding radical SAM family heme chaperone HemW, producing MTRVPPGGWPQPQSLYVHVPFCRHRCGYCNFSVIAGRDELQDQYLDAIERELAGITRDGARPDELPLQTIFLGGGTPTRLSAARLQRLHRAIAETFPIADDAEITAEANPEDITPECLDALQAIGVNRISLGVQSFNADKLRCLERSHDESIALDAIETAHQRVGNVSIDLIFGAPNETLATWQNDLSIAAASSISHVSTYALTFEKGTSFWSRRSRGDLSEADETLELQMYEAAQQQFSTASWQQYEISSFARESFRCQHNLAYWAGRGWHAVGPGAARFVDGRREVNHRSTTTYLKRMLASGNATDETETITLEQYTRELAAFGVRQLDGINLSTIHDRTSIDLEALLVETLTKLQSMELVTHQNHHLRLTRRGILFADTVASALLSEPN from the coding sequence ATGACGCGTGTTCCCCCAGGCGGCTGGCCCCAACCACAGTCGCTGTATGTGCACGTTCCGTTCTGTCGTCATCGTTGCGGTTATTGCAACTTCAGTGTGATCGCCGGACGCGACGAGTTGCAGGACCAATACCTGGATGCCATCGAGCGAGAACTCGCAGGCATCACGCGTGACGGTGCTCGTCCCGATGAACTGCCGCTGCAAACAATCTTCTTGGGCGGTGGCACGCCAACGCGATTGTCCGCCGCACGTTTGCAACGACTGCATCGAGCCATCGCGGAGACATTCCCGATCGCCGACGATGCTGAAATCACCGCCGAAGCCAACCCCGAGGACATCACGCCCGAATGCCTGGATGCCTTGCAAGCCATCGGCGTGAATCGAATCAGCCTCGGCGTTCAGTCGTTCAACGCCGACAAATTGCGATGTCTCGAACGAAGCCATGACGAATCCATCGCACTCGATGCGATCGAAACGGCTCACCAACGAGTCGGCAATGTCTCGATCGATCTGATCTTTGGTGCCCCGAACGAAACCCTCGCGACGTGGCAAAATGATCTGTCGATCGCCGCAGCCTCCTCGATCTCGCATGTCTCCACCTATGCCCTGACGTTTGAAAAAGGCACCTCGTTCTGGTCGCGACGTTCGCGAGGTGATCTGTCGGAAGCCGACGAGACGCTGGAACTGCAAATGTACGAAGCGGCGCAACAACAGTTCTCCACAGCCAGTTGGCAGCAGTACGAGATCAGCAGCTTCGCCAGAGAGTCATTCAGGTGCCAACACAACTTGGCCTACTGGGCGGGACGTGGATGGCATGCCGTTGGCCCCGGTGCCGCTCGCTTCGTTGACGGCCGACGCGAAGTCAATCATCGCAGCACGACGACGTACCTCAAACGCATGCTTGCGAGCGGAAACGCGACCGATGAAACGGAAACCATCACGCTGGAACAGTACACGCGTGAACTGGCCGCGTTTGGCGTGCGACAACTCGACGGGATCAACCTTTCCACAATTCACGACCGCACTTCGATCGACTTAGAAGCATTGCTTGTTGAAACGTTGACGAAGCTTCAATCCATGGAATTGGTCACGCACCAGAATCATCACCTGCGACTCACCCGTCGCGGCATTCTGTTCGCGGACACCGTCGCATCCGCTCTGCTGTCCGAGCCGAATTAG
- a CDS encoding MBL fold metallo-hydrolase codes for MVDNIPILSHVHDGLTIEGYSRAAVQTCWRVNELKLLFDVGVQPWDFMGTPTMFISHAHLDHIAALPAYVSRRRMMKMDPPVIYLPDSAVDMAWKMLQTFRSLDRGAMPCELVGLLDGDETNIGREYVIRSMNVHHTIDALGFVVYQRRHKLKPEYLDLPGEKIRDLKIAGTEITTEQRVPVFAYTGDTSPKGLDNNPEFYESKILISELTFAAPEHRRSKIHKHGHMHVDDYCERAGNFKNELIIGSHASTRYTDVQIRRFVKKALPGMLDDRLKLWI; via the coding sequence ATGGTCGATAACATTCCAATTCTCTCGCACGTCCACGATGGCTTGACGATCGAGGGCTACTCCCGCGCCGCGGTCCAAACCTGCTGGCGCGTCAACGAACTCAAGCTGCTCTTCGATGTCGGGGTCCAGCCCTGGGATTTCATGGGCACGCCGACGATGTTCATTTCGCACGCGCACCTGGATCACATTGCGGCCCTCCCCGCATACGTCTCCCGGCGACGGATGATGAAGATGGATCCGCCGGTCATCTACCTCCCCGACTCAGCGGTCGACATGGCGTGGAAGATGTTGCAAACCTTCCGCAGCCTCGATCGCGGTGCGATGCCCTGCGAATTGGTCGGACTGCTCGATGGAGACGAAACCAACATCGGACGTGAATACGTCATCCGTTCCATGAACGTGCATCACACGATCGATGCACTGGGGTTCGTCGTCTACCAACGACGACACAAACTCAAGCCAGAGTACTTGGACCTACCCGGCGAAAAGATTCGTGATTTGAAGATCGCCGGCACCGAGATCACGACCGAGCAACGCGTGCCAGTGTTCGCTTACACCGGCGACACGTCACCCAAGGGTTTGGACAACAACCCCGAGTTCTACGAGTCCAAGATCTTGATCAGTGAACTCACGTTTGCTGCGCCCGAACATCGGCGATCCAAGATCCACAAGCACGGTCACATGCACGTGGATGACTATTGTGAAAGAGCGGGCAACTTCAAAAACGAATTGATCATCGGATCGCACGCCAGCACGCGTTACACCGATGTCCAAATCCGACGCTTTGTCAAAAAAGCCTTGCCGGGCATGCTGGACGACCGGCTGAAACTTTGGATTTGA